The proteins below come from a single Papaver somniferum cultivar HN1 chromosome 11, ASM357369v1, whole genome shotgun sequence genomic window:
- the LOC113321563 gene encoding signal recognition particle receptor subunit alpha-like — MLEQLLIFTRGGLILWTCKELGNALKGSPIDTLIRSCLLEERSADSSYHYEAPGAAYTLKWTFNNDLGLIFVAVYQKILHLLYVDDLLSMVKKQFSDIYDPKRTKYYDFDDVFRQLRNEVEARAEELKKSKQVGRCAPVGLGKKQGGTSIVKSDGKQNGNSSSKDGGDSDSAKDHKENGNPIVHQNGVKKNVVVNNNNNKENRDSGAFDVNKLLKLRSKGAKKQESVVTKAPPKAEPKKKATKKNRVWDDSPPETKLDFADPVDDRGIEDMEVVTENHGESMMDREEVFSSDSESEEEEDDVAGKDPKIDEKRKGWFSSMFQSIAGKANLEMSDLEPALKALKDRLLTKNVAEEIAEKLCESVAASLVGKKLASFTRVSSTVQAAMEDALVRILTPKRSIDVLRDVHAAKEQGRPYVITFVGVNGVGKSTNLAKIAYWLQQHNISVMMAACDTFRSGAVEQLRTHARRLQIPIFEKGYEKDPAVVAKEAIQEASRNGSDVVLVDTAGRMQDNEPLMRALSKLISLNSPDLVLFVGEALVGNDAVDQLSKFNQKLADLSNSPSSRVIDGIVLTKFDCIDDKVGAALSMVYISGAPVMFVGCGQSYTDLKKLNVKTIVKTLLK, encoded by the exons ATGTTAGAACAATTACTGATTTTTACTAGAGGGGGATTAATTTTATGGACCTGTAAAGAACTTGGGAATGCACTCAAAGGATCTCCCATCGATACTTTGATTAGATCGTGTTTGTTAGAAGAAAGATCGGCTGATTCTTCTTATCATTACGAGGCTCCAGGTGCAGCTTACACTTTGAAATGGACATTCAACAATGATCTTGGTTTGATTTTTGTTGCTGTGTATCAGaagattcttcatcttctttatgtTGATGATCTTCTTTCTATGGTGAAGAAACAATTCTCTGATATTTATGATCCTAAGCGGACAAAGtattatgattttgatgatgtttTTCGTCAGTTGAGGAATGAGGTTGAAGCTAGGGCAGAGGAGTTGAAGAAATCAAAGCAAGTAGGGAGGTGTGCTCCAGTTGGTTTGGGCAAGAAACAAGGGGGGACATCAATTGTGAAATCAGATGGAAAGCAGAATGGGAATAGCTCTAGCAAAGATGGCGGGGATAGTGATTCTGCAAAAGACCATAAGGAGAATGGAAACCCTATTGTTCATCAAAACGGGGTTAAAAAGAATGTTgttgttaataataataataataaagagaaTAGAGATTCTGGGGCTTTCGATGTAAATAAGCTTCTTAAGCTCAGATCAAAAGGTGCAAAGAAACAAGAAAGTGTTGTTACAAAGGCTCCTCCAAAGGCGGAGCCAAAGAAAAAAGCAACGAAGAAAAATAGAGTTTGGGATGATTCACCACCAGAGACCAAGCTGGATTTCGCAGATCCTGTTGATGATAGAGGTATCGAGGACATGGAAGTTGTGACAGAGAATCATGGTGAAAGTATGATGGACAGAGAGGAAGTTTTTAGTAGTGATAGTGaaagtgaggaggaggaggatgacgtAGCTGGCAAGGACCCGAAGATCGATGAGAAAAGGAAAGGATGGTTTTCGTCAATGTTTCAGAG TATTGCAGGAAAAGCAAATCTGGAGATGTCAGACCTGGAACCAGCTCTCAAAGCTCTTAAAGACAGGCTCTTGACTAAGAATGTG GCTGAAGAAATAGCTGAGAAGCTTTGTGAATCTGTAGCGGCTAGTCTCGTAGGAAAAAAACTGGCTTCATTCACTAGAGTGTCATCAACAGTTCAG GCAGCAATGGAAGACGCACTTGTTCGCATTTTGACTCCCAAACGCTCTATCGATGTATTGAGGGATGTGCATGCTGCCAAGGAGCAAGGGAGGCCATATGTAATCACTTTTGTTGGTGTAAATGGAGTCGGAAAGTCTACCAATCTTGCTAAG ATAGCATACTGGCTTCAGCAGCACAATATCAGTGTTATGATGGCCGCTTGCGATACATTCAGATCAGGGGCAGTTGAACAGCTTCGGACTCATGCTCGTAGGCTCCAG ATTCCTATATTTGAGAAAGGCTACGAAAAAGATCCTGCTGTTGTGGCAAAGGAAGCCATCCAAGAAGCAAGCCGAAACGGTTCTGACGTGGTTCTTGTTGATACAGCTGGACGTATGCAG GACAACGAGCCATTGATGAGGGCCCTCTCAAAGCTCATATCCCTCAATAGTCCAGACCTAGTTCTGTTTGTTGGAGAAGCACTGGTTGGCAATGATGCTGTAGATCAACTATCGAAGTTCAATCAG AAATTGGCAGATCTCTCAAACTCGCCTAGTTCCAGGGTGATTGATGGAATTGTGCTCACAAAGTTCGATTGTATTGATGATAAG GTTGGAGCTGCACTTTCGATGGTGTATATATCTGGAGCACCAGTGATGTTTGTTGGTTGCGGACAGTCCTATACAGACTTGAAAAAGCTGAATGTCAAAACCATTGTCAAGACTCTCCTCAAGTAG